A part of Melittangium boletus DSM 14713 genomic DNA contains:
- a CDS encoding ABA4-like family protein gives MNDELLLRLLNLPVLFGWAVMVFAPRARVTRWWLESDVLPLVIGGVYLVKVVPYLPALLGEFDTLEHIHRISEGRPGMVLAGWIHYLAFDFLVGRVILADAQRRGIPHLLVVPCLVLTFLLGPSGYLAYAGVRLVSRRFLPAVAPLPPVAVEPSASR, from the coding sequence ATGAACGACGAGCTGCTGCTGAGACTCCTCAACCTCCCCGTGCTGTTCGGGTGGGCGGTGATGGTGTTCGCCCCCCGCGCCCGCGTCACGCGCTGGTGGCTGGAGAGCGATGTGCTGCCGCTGGTGATTGGCGGCGTCTACCTGGTGAAGGTGGTGCCGTACCTGCCGGCCCTGTTGGGCGAGTTCGACACGCTGGAGCACATCCACCGCATCTCGGAGGGACGCCCCGGCATGGTGCTCGCGGGGTGGATCCACTACCTCGCGTTCGACTTCCTCGTGGGCCGGGTCATCCTCGCCGACGCCCAGCGCCGGGGCATTCCGCACCTGCTCGTCGTGCCGTGTCTGGTGCTGACCTTCCTGCTCGGGCCCTCGGGCTACCTCGCCTACGCCGGCGTCCGGCTCGTGTCGCGGCGCTTCCTTCCCGCCGTGGCGCCGCTGCCCCCGGTGGCCGTTGAACCCTCTGCCTCGCGGTAG
- a CDS encoding Tox-REase-5 domain-containing protein has translation MVVSHLLREVLAEGDVSRDELLRRVERFKAVAVLRPDGYLAWALTGHTQQRVGPVLWKNGAFRSGPFELGRFYSGLGGAFRPVDARLQPTEGPPLAEVHDDADYIGRTLDGADESIAALYHALGQLLTRPLDSVAALRHLPEGVVALVASSPEYLERLRHMTRGEQVKALSSLTMHLLVTFGTAGGSTSTLRGLFAGAEATVPVLTLSAEGALALERVVVPVGGRVATVLSGGPGAALILQRAHEDSQNPVPAAGPGQWRPAKESMSSRARAYQEQISGHSADEAYWVGSVRFDGFKDGVLLDAKGPGYANKFFDDFEPKSWFKHSGAQALVEQAKRQLGVARRTGTPIRWHIAEEKTLEALRRLFQDNNVFGIEMIYTPAL, from the coding sequence ATGGTCGTGAGCCATCTCCTGCGCGAGGTCCTGGCGGAGGGAGACGTTTCTCGTGACGAACTCCTGCGCCGGGTGGAGCGTTTCAAGGCCGTGGCCGTGCTGCGGCCGGACGGCTACCTCGCCTGGGCGCTCACCGGCCACACACAGCAGAGGGTGGGCCCGGTGCTGTGGAAGAACGGCGCCTTCCGCTCCGGTCCCTTCGAGTTGGGTCGCTTCTACTCAGGTCTCGGGGGCGCCTTCCGGCCGGTGGATGCGCGACTCCAACCCACGGAGGGCCCACCCCTGGCGGAGGTGCATGATGACGCCGACTACATCGGCCGGACGCTGGATGGCGCGGACGAGTCCATCGCGGCGCTGTATCACGCCCTGGGGCAACTGCTGACGCGTCCCCTGGACAGCGTCGCCGCGCTGCGACACCTCCCGGAGGGAGTCGTGGCCCTCGTCGCCTCCAGCCCCGAGTACCTCGAGCGCTTGCGGCACATGACACGGGGCGAGCAGGTGAAGGCGCTCTCCTCGCTGACGATGCACCTCCTCGTCACCTTTGGCACCGCCGGGGGAAGCACGAGCACCCTGCGGGGGTTGTTCGCGGGCGCGGAAGCCACCGTTCCCGTGCTGACCCTGTCCGCGGAGGGGGCGCTGGCGCTGGAGAGAGTCGTGGTGCCGGTGGGCGGCAGGGTCGCCACGGTGTTGAGTGGCGGTCCGGGCGCGGCCCTCATTCTTCAGCGGGCGCACGAGGACAGCCAGAACCCCGTCCCCGCCGCTGGACCCGGGCAGTGGAGGCCCGCGAAGGAGTCCATGTCCAGCCGGGCCCGCGCCTACCAGGAGCAGATATCCGGCCACTCCGCCGACGAAGCCTACTGGGTTGGAAGCGTAAGGTTCGATGGTTTCAAGGACGGTGTGCTGCTGGATGCCAAGGGTCCTGGCTACGCCAACAAGTTCTTCGATGACTTCGAGCCCAAGAGCTGGTTCAAGCACTCGGGCGCGCAGGCTCTTGTTGAGCAAGCGAAGCGCCAACTTGGTGTGGCGAGGAGAACAGGAACCCCCATCCGGTGGCACATCGCGGAAGAGAAGACCCTCGAAGCTCTTCGACGCCTGTTTCAGGATAACAACGTGTTCGGAATCGAGATGATCTATACCCCCGCCCTCTAG